The genome window GAGTGTGGGCCAGTCGCGGGCGGCCCAGGGCGTCGTGCCCTGGGCGAGGTCGCCGAGGACGGTCACCGAGCCGTAGGCCGCCCGGCGGGCGATCGCGCGGCACTCCATCGGGGAGAGGTCCTGGGCCTCGTCGACGACGACATGGCCGTAGCCGTCGGGGTGGGCGAGGAGCCCCGCGACCTCGTCGAGCAGGACGAGGTCGGCGGCCGACCAGCGGGCCGACCGCCAGGTCCGCGGCGGCTTCGCCCAGCCGACCGCCTTCCGCTCGTCCGCGTCGAGGAGCCCCTCCGCCGCGCCGGCCAGCGCGTCCGGGTCCGAGAGCAGCCGCGCCACCACCTCCTCCGGCCGGACCTTCGGCCATACGGCGTCGATGTACGCGCCGACCGGCCGTGACCGCGAGATCCGGTACAGCCACGCGTTCGGGCGCGGCCCGGCCCGCCGCTCCGCCTGCTCCCGCAGCAGCCCCACCACCCGCGCCCGGACCCGCTCGCGCCCTGTGTCGTACGGCAGTTCCCGCGCCCGTACGTCCGCCACGATCCGCCGCAGCTGGTCCCCGGAGACCCGCCAGCGGTACGAACCCTCCGCCAGGACAAGGGAGTCGAACCGCTCCCCGGGCATCTGCTCCCCGGGCAGCCGCTCCCCGGGCCCGCCGTCGCCCGCGACCCCGGCGTACAGGGCCCGGCGCAGCACCTCCGCCATGCGGGCGTCGTGCTTCACCACCGCCGCCCGCTCGTCGTCCTCCCCCGTGACCGGATGCCGGGCGATCTCGTCCGTGACCGTCGACTGGCGTACGCCCGTCTCGCCCAGCGCGGGCAGGACCTCCGCGATGTAGGAGAGGAAGGTGCGGTTCGGGCCGAGGATCAGCAGGCCGCCGCGGCGGATGCGGTGGGGGTGGGTGTAGAGGAGGTACGCGGCGCGGTGCAGGCCGACGGCCGTCTTGCCGGTGCCGGGGGCGCCCTGCACACAGACGGAGGTGGTGAGGTCCGCCCGGACCAGGTCGTCCTGCTCGGGCTGGATGGTGGCGGCGATGTCCCGCATGGGGCCGAGCCGGGGACGCTCGATCTCGGCGGCGAGAAGGCCCCCGGGGCGGGCCGCGCCCCGGCCGCCCTCCCCGCCGACCTCCTCCCCGCCACCCTCCCCGCCACCCTCCCCATCGACCTCCCCCTCGACCTCCCCCTCGCCCGCCCTCTCCTCCGAGCCGTCGCGGCGCTCCAGGTGCTCGTCCTCCAGCCCTGTGAGGTCGGCCGAGTCGCCCCGGCTTCCCGGTGCCCAGCCGAAGCGACGCCGGACGGCGACACCCCGGGGATCGCGGGAACTCGCCTGGTAGAAGGCGCGCGACACCGGTGCCCGCCAGTCCACGACGAGCGGCGGCACGGTCGGATCCTCGCTGATCCGCAGCCGCCCGAGGTGATAGCTCTGCCCGGCGTGGTCGCTCCGCGTCTCGGCGGCGAAGTCGAGCCGACCGAAGAACAGCGGCCCCTCCGGCAGCTCCCGCATCTCCTTGGCACGGCTGCGCAGCCGGTATCCGAGCACCTCGGCGTCGGCGCCCGAGGCGGAGACGTCCTCCCCCACGACGACCTGCTCCCCCGCCCCTTCGACCATCGCGGCGAGGGCGGCCCGGCAGGTGTCGTGGTGCGCGCGTTCATGGGCGAGGGCGTCCCGGAGGGCGGGGTCCGCGGCGGGTTCGAGAGACGTCATTCCACCGAGCGTACCGAAATAACGTAACCAAGTTAAATTTTTTACCGAGAATCACTCGTTCGTGAGCGGCAGCGCCCCCTCCAGCCGCCCGAACACCCGCTCGGCCGCGGCCACGGCGTCCCGCTCGACCTCCTCCACCGGCTCCCCCCGCTCGACCCGCCGCCGGTTCTCCTCCGCGAGCACCCGCCGTACGGCCACGATCTGCGCGGCGGCGACCCGCGCGTCGAGTCCGCCGCCGAGCACCTCGGTGAGCGCGGCCTCGGCCCGCTCCAGATGGCCGTACGCCCGCGCGACCAGCGACGGCGTCCTGTAGAGCAGCCGGTGGAACGCGAGCACCTGCGGATGGTCGTTCAGCCCGGTCACCGGGTCCCGCCGGGCCAGCCCCGCCAGAAAGTGCGCCCGTACGGCCCCGACCACCGACTCCCCCTCCGCCCGCCCCGCGACCACCCGCGCCGTCTCGTCCTCGTGGTCGGCGATGCGGTGGAGGACGAGGTCCTCCTTGGCGGGGAAGTAGCGGAAGAGCGTCGGCTTGGAGATCTCCGCCGCCGCGGCCACCTCGGCCACGGACACCGCGTCGAACCCCTTCTCCAAGAACAGCCGGATCGCGACCTCCGACACGTTCTCGTACATCCGCCGCTTCTTGCGCTCCCGCAGGCCGGTCTCACTCATGCGATCGAGCGTAAGCGGCCCCGGGTCCGGCGGACGGCCGACGGCCGACGGCCGACAGCGGAGGGCGGAGGGCGAGGGCGGAGGGCGGAGGGCGAGGGCGGAGGGCGAGGGCGGAGGGCGGAGGGCGAGGGCGGAGGGCGAGGGCGGAGGGCGAGGGCGGAGGGCCGCCGACAGCCGACAGCGGCTACGGCACGGCCAGGGCCTGTCGTTTGGATCACGCCTGGGCCGCGGGGCTTGGCACACACACTCCCCCACTGCCTCAAGGGCGTGGGGGACCCCCAGCCGCACGCACCAAGCCCCGCTCACCGGCGGTCACCAGGCACCGTGGCCCGAAGCCGGCGTGATCCGAACGACAGGCCCTAGACGCGTTCCCGTCGCCGTCGCCCTCGCCCTCGCCGCGCGGCGGCCGGACGCGGCCACAGCCAGCGGGCGAGCGCGGACTCGATCACCGACACACTCGGCACCTTCTCCACGCCCAGGGACCGCGCGCCCCTGCTCAGCACGTCCCAGACCGTCCAGGTCGCCCGGCGCAGCAGGTCGCGGTCCACCCTCGGCGCCAGGCGCAGGGACTGCGAGGTACGGATGACGTCGGTGAACACCGACTGCGCCTTCTTGTAGTCCAGCAGCTTCGGCAGGTCCTCCCGCCAGCCGCGCGAACTCCCCGGCCGGACGCTCTCGGCGAGCGCGCACCAGCGTTCCGTCATCCGCCGTTCCTGTTCCAGCGGGTAGTGCATCAGGTAGAGGTGGGTGGCGAGGTCGTAGAGGGGGTCGCCGAACATCGCCAGTTCCCAGTCGATGGCCCAGAGGCGGCGCTCGTGGTCGACGATGAGGTTCTCGCGGTGGAGGTCGGCGTGGAGGAGGCAGAAGGGGCGCTCCCGCAGGCCTGCCACATGTTTTCTGAGCTGGTTGAACGAGTCGGGGTCGAGCCTCAGATCCGCGAACAGGGCCCCGTACTCAGGGAGGTTGTCGCCGTAGACGCGCTCCTCGGTGAAGCAGATCAGCCGGTCGAGGAATCCCGCGCTGTCGTCGTCCGGCGCGCGGTCCCGTTGATCGCACCTCCGTTTCACCAGAAGGGACCGGGGTCGGACGGCGACCAGTTGCCGGAAGAGGCCGAGGATCTGCTCGAACTCCCGCTCCGGGACGGCCGTGCCGGACGCGTGCAGCGCCCCGAGCGTGTCGCCCTCGATGAACCGCTGGAGGACGGTGCCCTCGACCTCGATGAGATCGGGGATGTTGTCGATGCGCCCGCGCAGTTCGGTGAGAAGGCGTTCTTCCGAGTCGAAGCAGCGGCGGTCGAACCACAGCAGGCTCTCGCGCGGCTCGCGGCACTTCCAGCGTCCGCCCTCGGCGACGCTGGCCTCGGCCGGCAGCCGGAAGACATAGGTCTCGTGGTGGTAGCCGCTGAGCGGTCCCTCCACCTCGTCCGGGGCGGCGCTCATCTCACCGGCGCGGCGCCGCCCCATGGACTCCGATTCAGCTGGCATTGCCCGTTCTCTCGCCGT of Streptomyces phaeolivaceus contains these proteins:
- a CDS encoding aminoglycoside phosphotransferase family protein, yielding MPAESESMGRRRAGEMSAAPDEVEGPLSGYHHETYVFRLPAEASVAEGGRWKCREPRESLLWFDRRCFDSEERLLTELRGRIDNIPDLIEVEGTVLQRFIEGDTLGALHASGTAVPEREFEQILGLFRQLVAVRPRSLLVKRRCDQRDRAPDDDSAGFLDRLICFTEERVYGDNLPEYGALFADLRLDPDSFNQLRKHVAGLRERPFCLLHADLHRENLIVDHERRLWAIDWELAMFGDPLYDLATHLYLMHYPLEQERRMTERWCALAESVRPGSSRGWREDLPKLLDYKKAQSVFTDVIRTSQSLRLAPRVDRDLLRRATWTVWDVLSRGARSLGVEKVPSVSVIESALARWLWPRPAAARRGRGRRRRERV
- a CDS encoding HelD family protein, coding for MTSLEPAADPALRDALAHERAHHDTCRAALAAMVEGAGEQVVVGEDVSASGADAEVLGYRLRSRAKEMRELPEGPLFFGRLDFAAETRSDHAGQSYHLGRLRISEDPTVPPLVVDWRAPVSRAFYQASSRDPRGVAVRRRFGWAPGSRGDSADLTGLEDEHLERRDGSEERAGEGEVEGEVDGEGGGEGGGEEVGGEGGRGAARPGGLLAAEIERPRLGPMRDIAATIQPEQDDLVRADLTTSVCVQGAPGTGKTAVGLHRAAYLLYTHPHRIRRGGLLILGPNRTFLSYIAEVLPALGETGVRQSTVTDEIARHPVTGEDDERAAVVKHDARMAEVLRRALYAGVAGDGGPGERLPGEQMPGERFDSLVLAEGSYRWRVSGDQLRRIVADVRARELPYDTGRERVRARVVGLLREQAERRAGPRPNAWLYRISRSRPVGAYIDAVWPKVRPEEVVARLLSDPDALAGAAEGLLDADERKAVGWAKPPRTWRSARWSAADLVLLDEVAGLLAHPDGYGHVVVDEAQDLSPMECRAIARRAAYGSVTVLGDLAQGTTPWAARDWPTLLAHLGKPDAHIVPLTIGFRVPRAVVALANGLLGRLGVDVPAARSLRSDGELRIRRVEGEGEGGGDAEEEEEGVVAEAVAGEVVSAVADALAHEGSIGVIAADGPDVERLRGALSEGGVASAIATGGGPGELGARVTVLGAGVAKGLEYDHVVVVEPAAIVAAEGRGLHRLYVALTRAVSRLDVVHARPLPW
- a CDS encoding TetR family transcriptional regulator, whose amino-acid sequence is MSETGLRERKKRRMYENVSEVAIRLFLEKGFDAVSVAEVAAAAEISKPTLFRYFPAKEDLVLHRIADHEDETARVVAGRAEGESVVGAVRAHFLAGLARRDPVTGLNDHPQVLAFHRLLYRTPSLVARAYGHLERAEAALTEVLGGGLDARVAAAQIVAVRRVLAEENRRRVERGEPVEEVERDAVAAAERVFGRLEGALPLTNE